A region of the Spirochaetota bacterium genome:
TTATAATTCTTTTGAAGGTTTTATTTTTCCAGAAACATATTTTTATTCACCAGACATAAAATATGAAGAAGTCCTCAAAATCTTTGTAGATGAATTTTTTAGACAATTAAATAAAATTATTAACATTAATGATTATTCTTTTAAAGAAATTTATGAAAGAATAATAGTAGCTTCTCTTATAGAAGAAGAAGCTTTTATTGAGAGTGAGAAAGAAATTATAGCTTCAGTAATATATAATAGACTTAAAAAGGGCATGAGATTAGAATTATGTCCAACAGTAGAATATATTTTGCCAAAACACAAAAAGTTCCTTACTTATGAAGATCTACTTATTAAATCCCCATATAATACTTATATTAATAAGGGGTTACCTCCAACTCCCATATGTAATCCATCTTTATCTTCATTGAAAGCTTCTTTTTATCCTGCACAAACTGAGTTTCTTTTTTATGTTTCTAAGGGTGATGGAACTCATTTTTTTTCAAAGTCTTTTGAAGAACACCTTAGATATAAAAGAAAGTCAAATTATTATTAATTATATAATATTAATAATTTATAATGGTATTTTCTTAAATAATAGAGAAAAAAAATTAGAAAAGTTTTATAAATAAAAAAGGAATAAAAAAAATAGAATAAATTATAAAAATTTTACAAAGATTAAGAATGATTTGCTTATATTGTAAAATATATAACTATATGTGAGTTAGTATAATTTTTAAAAAAGGTATAAAAATTATGAGCAAAGAAAAAGCGAATAAGATCCATTTGTTAAATTTATTTAATACAATAAAAACCTACTTTATTATAATTTGTGGTTTATTTATAAATTCATTTGGTTGGACTGCTTTTCTTATTCCTTCTGGCATAATTGGGGGAGGAGTTTCTGGTATCTCAACTCTTATTTATTATTCCACAGGTATTTCTGTAGGGTTTTTTTATTTTATAATTAATATTTTTTTAATTTTAATTGGTCTAAAAATTTTAGGTAAAACTTTTGGTTTTAAAACAATTTTTGGAATTTTTGTTATTTCTTTCTTTTTTTCATTATTACAATCAGTATTTAAAAAACCTATTGTTTCAGATCTTTTTATGTGCTCAATTATAGGAGGGGCATTAGCTGGGATTGGTATTGGTATCATTTTTACTCAGGGGGGAAGTACAGGAGGAACAGATATTATAGCTTTAATAATAAATAAATATAGAGATATAAGCCCTGGTAAAATTATTTTATTAATAGATGTTTTGATAATAGCATCTTCTTATCTATTTTTTAAATCAGTTGAAAAGTTAGTTTATAGTTATGTTACAATGTTTGTACTTTCATATTCTATTGATCTTATTATAGAGGGTTCAAAGCAATCAGTGCAAATGTTTGTATTTTCTAATGAACATAAAAAAATTGCTGATGAAATAGGAAATGTTCTTAAAAGAGGTGTTACTATATTGAAAGGGGAAGGGTGGTATACCAAAAAAGAGATAATGGTTTTAACAATTATAGTTAGGAAATATCAAATTCAAGATGTTTTAAGAATAATACACAAGTATGATAGACAAGCTTTTGTTTCTATTGCTTCGGTAGTTGGTGTATATGGAAAAGGTTTTGAAAGTATAAAATTTTAGGAGGTTCTTATGGATATATTAAGAAGTAAAGAAAAAGAAAAAAAAGAATTAATTAAAAAAGAAATGCTTGCACATCTTGATAACTTAACAAAACCAAAAGGTAGTCTAGGAAAGCTTGAAGAAATTTCTTTAAAACTTTCATTAATTAAAGAAGAAGTTCCACCTAAAATTAGTAAAAAAGCTCATTTTATTTTTGTAGGAGACCATGGGGTTGTTGAGGAGGGTGTTTCTCTTTATCCACAAGAAGTAACTTCTCAAATGGTATACAACTTCTTAAATGGTGGTGCTGCAATAAATGTTTTTGCTAGGTATTATAGTTATGACCTTTTTTGTATTGATTGTGGTGTTAAAAAAGATTTTGAAGAAAATATTAAAAAAAGAAATGATTTTTTTGATATGAAAGTTAATAATGGTACAAAAAATATTCTTAAAGAGCCTGCAATGAATGAAGAAGAATATGAAAAGGCTTATAAATATGGTGAAAAGCTCGCAAATTTTGTAATAGAAAAAGGTTATGATTTGATATCTTTGGGTGATATGGGAATCGGAAATACTACGATAGCATCAACTATACTAATAGCTTTAGGTTTTAATCCTGATGATATTGTTGATAAGGGAACAGGTATAGATGAGGAGATGTTAAAACATAAAAAAGAGGTCATAGTAAAAGCTGTTGAAAAGCATAAACCATATAAAGATACTAAAGATATATTAATAAAAGTTGGAGGATACGAATTTGTTGTTATAAAATCTTTTGTTGAGAATCTTATAGATAAAAAAATAGCAATCATTTCTGATGGTTTTCCTATTACTTCTGCTTTATATCCAGTTTTTGTAGATATTCCTGATTCTATTGACTTTTTGTTTGCAGGGCACCTTTCAAAAGTAAAGGGTCATAAAAATGTATTAAATAAAATGGGGTTAGAACCAATTATTAATCTTGAAATGAGGCTAGGAGAGGGAACAGGTGCAATAATTGGAGGTTCAATAGTAGAACTTTCTTCCAAAATGGCTTGTGAAATGGCTACATTTAGTGGTGCAAATGTAAGTAAAAGTATAAAAGAAGAAAAGAGATATTAAAAGATAAGGTGATAATAGTAGAAATTTTAAAATATTAAAATTTTATTTTAATTTTTAGAATTGAGGAATCCATTTTTGTGAGAAATAAAATTATTTTAAAAATAAAAGAAAATTTTGATTCTTTTCTAACAACTTTAGCTTTTTTTTCAAGATTTAAACTAAAATTTAATTTTATTTATGATAATTTCTCTTTTTATTTACCGGCTGTTTTTTTTATTGGGAATATTTTTTATATAATAGGTTTAATTTTATTAATTCTAATAAAAATAGAACCATTATTATTAAATTTTTTTATATTTATTTTTTCTTATTATTTTTTTAATCTATTTCATTTTGATGGATTTGTTGACTTTATAGATGCAGTTTTTTCGCAAAAAGATAAAGAAAAGAAAAAAGAGATTTTAAAAGATGTTCATAAGGGAAGTTTTGCTATTTTTTTCGGTTCTTTATATGTTTTATGTAAATTTATTCTAACACTAAAAATATATGAATTTTTTTATAATAATTTTTATATTAAAATTAGAGATAGAAGTGTTAATTTAGAATTAATAATAATTGCTTATTTATTTACTTTTTTTATAAGTTTTTTCTCTAAATTAAGTTCTTTTTATCTTGGAATAAATACTAGAATTATTAATACAAGTAAATCATTTAGCTATTTTCAAAGTTTATTAAATAAAACTAAATTTTTGAAAGGATTGATTGCGTTTTACCCAATATTCTTAGTTTTTTCATTTTTAATATTTATTTTGGTATATTTAAAAATATTTTATCCATTTTTTGAATTTAAAAAAAATTTTTCTAATTTTTTTTATAATTCTGGCTTTTTAATTATTAATAATGGGAATTTATTTTTAATGTTATTTAATTTATATTTTTATTATTTTACTATTTTTTATCTTTTATCCATAATTATTAATTTAATTTTTAGAAATATTTACCTAAAAATATGCTATGTTAATTTTGATGGAGTTAATGGAGACTGTGCAGGTTTTTTTATAGAGGTAAATGAATTGATACTTTTATTTTTTTGTAATTGTTTATTAAATAATTTGAATTTTAAAATCTAATAAATAAAAATAAATAATAAAATTTGATTTTTTATTTTAAAAGTTTGATAAATTTATCAAGTATGTTTATAAATTCTGGTTCAGGATAAATAGATAGGGAATTATTAATAATAGTCCTTTCATTGTTTGCGTTTGAAAAAAAGGAATTAAGATTATTAAATAAATATTTATTAATAAGATATTGATTTTTAGTATCTATTTTATCAAAAAATTCTTTATAAAACTCCTCTTTTTCTATATTTAAAAAGTAATTTTTTTCTGAGAAAAAAATTATAAATGGATTTTTATATTCAATGATCTCTTTTAATAGATTTGTTTTAAATAATAATGCCCATAATTCATTGTTGTAATAGAATTCATTTGATATAATTTCTTCGTTGGTTAAATTAGAAAAATAATCTAAGAAATTTTTTTCAAAGTTTGTCAAATAATTGTCATGGTTAAAATAATAGGTTAAGTAATTTTTAAAAACTTCTTTAATATCTATAAAAAGTGGATTTAAAAATATAGTTCCTTTTAGTTCAATTTTATTGTTTTTTGATAAAGATAAAATTGTTTTTATATAAGGTATATAATAATTTGAACATTGGAATCCTAAGATTATTAATTTATTTTCATCAATATAATTCTTATTTTTTAATATATATTGAGCAAAAAGAGAAGATAAATTTAGTAAAGTTTCATATGAGAAGAATTTATTTATTAAGTTTTTATTATTAAAGTTTATAACATAAGTTAGGACAATAAAATCTCTTGATACAAAAAAATTAATTAAGTTATTTTGAAAATTTTTAGCTTCTCTAAATTCTAAGTCAATAGTAATATCATTAATAATTAAAATTAAAGGATATTTTTTTTGCTCTTGGATGTCGATATTCATTTTTCTATATTCTATAAATTTAATATTATAATTAGAGTAGTTTATTTCTTTTCTTACAGATTGAACATTTTTGAAATCAGGGGTTTTAAAATTTAAATTATTATAACTAAAACTTTCTAAAGAAAAAAAGTCAATTTTGTAAGATTGATTCCAAAAAATAAAAAAATTTGTTATATAAGATTGGTGGTAGACTTGGAGAGAGATTTTATATATATTATTAATTTTTTCGATATTATTAATTTTAATATATATGATTTCACCAAAATTATTTTGCCATTTAGTGACAGTTTCTCTAAAATTACTTTTTTTGATCTGATTTTTAAGGTTTTGAGAAAAAAGATTATCATATAAAAAATCAATATTTGAAAAATTAAATAAATTTATTAAAGAACTTTTAGTTTTTTCAATTAATACATCTTCATCTGATTTTGTAAAATTCAAATTTGTATTTTCAATAGTAAAAATATTATTGCTTTTTTTAAGGTTGTTATTTCCCATACATGAAAGAAATAAGTTGATTAAAATTAAAAAAATAAAAATTAGAGAAATTTTTTTATAAAATGTCTTATTTTTATTTAATTTTATTTTATTTAGTTTCATATAATTAAATTTAAGTTAAAAAATAAAAAAATTCAAATAAAATATGGATAATATTTTTTATTTTTATTATTTATTTTAAGTTTATGAGTTGTAAATTTAATATTTTTTTATAATTTTAATTTATGAAATATAAATTTAAGGATTACTGCCTTGCTTCTTTGCTATTTCCAGGGACGCTTTATAAGTTTAATTTTAAAAAATTTATTAAAGAATTTTCAAAAGAAAATTTTCTTTATCTAGGTTTTTCAGAATATTTAAATTTAAGTAGTCCCTTTTTTTATAATTTATATAATATTAAAATTTTTAAACCAATTTTTGTTGAATCCTTTATTAATTTAGGTAATAATTACATACCTTTCCTTGTTTCATTGGTAGCCAAAAAAGAAAAGAAAGAAGAAGTTTATAAAAATATTTTAGATTATAGAAGATATTTCAAAACCAAGATTAGGAAGCAGTGCAAAACAATAGATGTTATATATGAAGATCTTAATAATTTAGGTATTAAAATAAACTTTAAGGAAGGTAAAAATTATTCAAGTTTTGATTTGATAAAACTTATATTAACTAATGAAGAAAATGTAATAAATTCAAAAATAGATCAGTTTCTTTTATCTTATAAATCAACATTTTTGATTAAAAATGTGTTGGTATGGTTTTTAAATTTAAGAATAAATTCTTTTACATATTATTTTATTCCTTATAATGAAATTTTAGAGATATTTAGTAATAATTTCGAAATTTTTATACATACTCTTAATTTAAATATTAAAGAAATAAATTTAATTTCCCAAAACTTAGTTTTAGATGGATTTATACTTTCTAAATTCGAATATTATGATTTGATTAAAGAAAAAGATAAAAAATCTTTTTTAAATAATTATCTAATTAGAAATAAAAATAGAATAAAAATAAGGTATGGCTCTTATTATATAGATGAAGAAATTAGTCTAACTGAATCACCAGGTTATTTAATATTTTAAGTTTAATCTGAGTGTCTATTCTCATTAAACATAAATAGAAAGAATATTAATAAAATTGAGAAAATAACTATTGAAATAAGATTTAATGGAAATTTCAAAAATATTGATACAATAAAGTATAACTTATATAAAGATTCTTTCATAACAGGATATAAAAAACTGCCAATAAAAATAGTAATAA
Encoded here:
- a CDS encoding YitT family protein, whose protein sequence is MSKEKANKIHLLNLFNTIKTYFIIICGLFINSFGWTAFLIPSGIIGGGVSGISTLIYYSTGISVGFFYFIINIFLILIGLKILGKTFGFKTIFGIFVISFFFSLLQSVFKKPIVSDLFMCSIIGGALAGIGIGIIFTQGGSTGGTDIIALIINKYRDISPGKIILLIDVLIIASSYLFFKSVEKLVYSYVTMFVLSYSIDLIIEGSKQSVQMFVFSNEHKKIADEIGNVLKRGVTILKGEGWYTKKEIMVLTIIVRKYQIQDVLRIIHKYDRQAFVSIASVVGVYGKGFESIKF
- the mltG gene encoding endolytic transglycosylase MltG — translated: MKKEKFNKNQFKTSFKTIFISFTLILILFSFLIFYISFNVFFFKLSDDFFIEVYPGMTLKFFIEKLVNNGLSGNKNVYYFYARFLKPGFVLKKGKYNFKKGSNFYNIIEVVGKGVSELKKVTIPPGLKIKELIEYLNKNKIIPEKDFIKLISNKDFMKNWPIIEAYNSFEGFIFPETYFYSPDIKYEEVLKIFVDEFFRQLNKIININDYSFKEIYERIIVASLIEEEAFIESEKEIIASVIYNRLKKGMRLELCPTVEYILPKHKKFLTYEDLLIKSPYNTYINKGLPPTPICNPSLSSLKASFYPAQTEFLFYVSKGDGTHFFSKSFEEHLRYKRKSNYY
- the cobT gene encoding nicotinate-nucleotide--dimethylbenzimidazole phosphoribosyltransferase, with amino-acid sequence MDILRSKEKEKKELIKKEMLAHLDNLTKPKGSLGKLEEISLKLSLIKEEVPPKISKKAHFIFVGDHGVVEEGVSLYPQEVTSQMVYNFLNGGAAINVFARYYSYDLFCIDCGVKKDFEENIKKRNDFFDMKVNNGTKNILKEPAMNEEEYEKAYKYGEKLANFVIEKGYDLISLGDMGIGNTTIASTILIALGFNPDDIVDKGTGIDEEMLKHKKEVIVKAVEKHKPYKDTKDILIKVGGYEFVVIKSFVENLIDKKIAIISDGFPITSALYPVFVDIPDSIDFLFAGHLSKVKGHKNVLNKMGLEPIINLEMRLGEGTGAIIGGSIVELSSKMACEMATFSGANVSKSIKEEKRY
- a CDS encoding adenosylcobinamide-GDP ribazoletransferase, giving the protein MRNKIILKIKENFDSFLTTLAFFSRFKLKFNFIYDNFSFYLPAVFFIGNIFYIIGLILLILIKIEPLLLNFFIFIFSYYFFNLFHFDGFVDFIDAVFSQKDKEKKKEILKDVHKGSFAIFFGSLYVLCKFILTLKIYEFFYNNFYIKIRDRSVNLELIIIAYLFTFFISFFSKLSSFYLGINTRIINTSKSFSYFQSLLNKTKFLKGLIAFYPIFLVFSFLIFILVYLKIFYPFFEFKKNFSNFFYNSGFLIINNGNLFLMLFNLYFYYFTIFYLLSIIINLIFRNIYLKICYVNFDGVNGDCAGFFIEVNELILLFFCNCLLNNLNFKI